A portion of the Rhodococcus pseudokoreensis genome contains these proteins:
- a CDS encoding putative immunity protein produces the protein MAGDATEIVLSNQDLREVAAFAAGCAEGVLEIFEADRPDDPRPRGAITTAWEFARGGERGKPLRDAAWAALAAAKGTDTEAAREAAWAAMAAAGAAYLHPLAKATQVKHILGAAAYAARAAELVAGDDRTVGAEHVGLAVQRATPVVVDVLGRFPAAPGGGGRVGELIRMLDAALRR, from the coding sequence ATGGCAGGGGACGCAACGGAAATCGTTCTGAGTAATCAGGATCTGCGGGAGGTCGCCGCGTTCGCCGCGGGGTGCGCGGAGGGGGTGCTCGAGATATTCGAGGCCGATCGGCCGGACGACCCCCGGCCCCGCGGCGCGATCACTACCGCGTGGGAGTTCGCTCGGGGTGGTGAGCGCGGGAAACCTCTCCGCGACGCGGCGTGGGCGGCGCTCGCGGCCGCCAAGGGCACGGACACCGAGGCTGCGCGCGAGGCGGCGTGGGCAGCGATGGCCGCGGCAGGCGCCGCCTACCTGCATCCCTTGGCGAAGGCCACCCAGGTCAAGCACATTCTCGGAGCGGCCGCGTATGCGGCCAGGGCGGCCGAACTCGTCGCCGGGGACGATCGGACCGTCGGCGCCGAACACGTCGGGCTGGCGGTCCAGCGTGCGACACCGGTCGTCGTCGACGTACTCGGACGTTTTCCGGCGGCACCGGGTGGCGGCGGACGGGTCGGCGAACTGATCCGCATGCTGGACGCCGCCCTTCGCCGCTGA
- a CDS encoding PEP-utilizing enzyme: MSGDLNEVGTGVNLFTAGEVRGTARWFNDTADVLSIDDDDLEDTIAFVSKGGMTFLSPILPDLRAIVCTAGSRESHLAILSRESDVPCVLAADLTGAVADGDTVVLDLSDTETARVAVAAGAVTA; encoded by the coding sequence ATGAGCGGAGACCTGAACGAGGTCGGGACCGGTGTCAACCTATTCACCGCAGGGGAGGTTCGCGGTACTGCGAGGTGGTTCAACGACACGGCCGACGTGCTGTCGATCGACGACGACGACCTCGAGGACACTATCGCGTTCGTCAGCAAGGGCGGAATGACGTTCCTGTCGCCGATCCTGCCGGACCTGCGCGCGATCGTCTGTACGGCCGGTAGCCGGGAGTCGCACCTCGCGATCCTGTCGCGAGAGTCCGACGTCCCCTGCGTGCTCGCCGCCGACCTGACCGGAGCCGTCGCAGACGGCGACACCGTGGTCCTGGACCTGTCGGATACCGAGACCGCACGCGTGGCCGTCGCTGCCGGGGCGGTGACGGCGTGA
- a CDS encoding PEP-utilizing enzyme, producing the protein MSILGKGNPSYSFAPVTGTVHHFRSPDDVIASLDSDLESTIALVASGGTTFLSPILGRLGGIVCLDGTLRSHLAIVSREFEVPCLVGTELSEDIPDGTEVTLRIEEQTGVVASPDTETGSDVSAAWWEYIRRVGDEIAVKDFMVDVTGAALEALISEELTDDRLDDLVQHMGRAFKPELTRRSGFTSELFPMLPYMSLSVIEDFHSYVDRIRVIEAAVPAEELGRRLREGPNKVSPLWIWMIGYHFLCGRECLIQMGTIEPGDHREDIRTVVDFWRRLTLAHRGDGTLDYKDAGFTNRYLSTAVVEELVGAATVLDATTAKSLKRLNATVSGYSFLYFCDSRVGICDSGPYPRPTGNRQTIVRDYLSLGPSSWAYPWTDDLDPPYTGLTMVLTFDRSKFTEFEINDWGTTFTEPDQLLAVVDEAAVYGYRADGTRELIAPEDWPSVAADLSRCHMGLYQKFATMDRSDRILAATTMYTSGLRPFAAQAGVTDHVDWEMSPKTLALYPDPFDDDDKAAAIFGGALVAHDMPGSFSPIRPNS; encoded by the coding sequence ATGTCCATTCTCGGCAAGGGAAATCCGTCGTACTCCTTCGCGCCGGTCACCGGAACAGTGCACCATTTCCGGTCGCCGGACGACGTGATCGCCTCCCTCGACAGCGACCTCGAGTCCACGATCGCGCTCGTCGCGTCGGGCGGCACGACATTCCTTTCGCCGATCCTGGGTCGGCTCGGGGGAATCGTCTGCCTGGATGGAACACTCCGCTCGCACCTGGCGATCGTGTCACGAGAGTTCGAGGTCCCGTGCCTGGTCGGTACCGAACTGTCCGAGGACATCCCCGACGGTACCGAGGTCACGCTCCGTATCGAGGAGCAGACGGGGGTCGTGGCTTCCCCGGATACTGAAACCGGATCGGATGTGAGCGCCGCGTGGTGGGAATACATCCGGCGCGTGGGAGACGAGATCGCCGTCAAGGACTTCATGGTCGACGTGACGGGCGCTGCGCTCGAGGCACTCATCTCCGAGGAACTCACCGACGACCGCCTCGACGACCTCGTCCAGCACATGGGCCGGGCATTCAAACCCGAATTGACGCGCCGCTCCGGTTTCACCTCCGAACTGTTTCCGATGCTGCCCTACATGTCGCTGTCGGTCATCGAGGACTTCCACAGCTACGTGGATCGGATACGCGTGATCGAGGCGGCTGTGCCGGCTGAAGAGTTGGGTCGCCGGTTGCGTGAGGGGCCGAACAAGGTCAGCCCGCTGTGGATCTGGATGATCGGCTACCACTTCCTCTGCGGTCGAGAGTGCCTGATACAGATGGGCACCATCGAGCCCGGTGACCACCGGGAGGATATTCGCACCGTCGTGGACTTCTGGCGCCGGCTCACCCTGGCGCACCGTGGTGACGGCACACTCGACTACAAGGACGCCGGATTCACCAACCGCTACCTGTCGACAGCAGTCGTCGAGGAGCTGGTCGGCGCGGCAACGGTGTTGGACGCGACCACTGCGAAGAGCCTCAAGCGGCTGAACGCGACGGTCTCGGGATACTCGTTCCTGTACTTCTGTGACTCACGGGTCGGTATCTGCGACTCCGGTCCGTATCCGCGGCCGACGGGAAACCGGCAGACGATCGTGCGGGACTATCTCTCCCTCGGCCCCAGCTCGTGGGCGTATCCATGGACGGACGATCTGGACCCGCCCTACACCGGGTTGACGATGGTCCTGACATTCGACCGCTCGAAGTTCACCGAGTTCGAAATCAACGACTGGGGAACAACGTTCACCGAACCCGATCAACTTCTCGCCGTCGTCGACGAAGCTGCCGTGTACGGGTACCGCGCCGACGGCACCCGTGAACTGATCGCGCCGGAAGACTGGCCGAGTGTTGCCGCGGATCTCAGCCGATGCCACATGGGCCTGTATCAGAAGTTCGCCACCATGGACCGGAGCGACCGAATTTTGGCCGCCACCACCATGTACACCTCAGGTCTTCGCCCCTTCGCCGCCCAGGCCGGGGTGACCGACCACGTCGACTGGGAGATGTCGCCGAAGACCCTTGCGCTCTACCCCGATCCATTCGATGACGACGACAAGGCCGCGGCCATCTTCGGAGGTGCCCTGGTGGCACACGACATGCCCGGATCCTTCTCGCCCATCCGCCCGAACTCCTGA
- a CDS encoding helix-turn-helix transcriptional regulator: MTQSTLGDTSGTTPTAKSSSRNRSPFRANLSKADYERAFDILEQCSGAACLPDFKERAVEAISEHFALRHVSFFAGATFHTVFEDSAPLTAGKTAKMLPEYQDRWARYDIFGTPAAMRQLVSSGVSSLDELQSMGQMPAAADAYVRYFLSSTWRMQTAAALRLELSAGHTALLGMFDPEPGKIGASEAATLRLLSQQMSAMARGLPASKSQAALARLSVRQRQVVRLVADGLSNAQIAEILSLAEDSVKKYVTRILTTTGCQSRMELALLARAQRI; this comes from the coding sequence GTGACCCAGTCCACGTTGGGGGACACTTCCGGGACAACGCCGACTGCAAAGTCCTCGTCCCGAAACCGCTCCCCGTTCCGAGCCAACCTGAGCAAGGCCGACTACGAGCGCGCGTTCGACATCCTCGAACAGTGCTCCGGCGCGGCCTGCCTTCCCGACTTCAAGGAACGGGCCGTCGAAGCGATCAGTGAGCACTTCGCCCTGAGACACGTCTCGTTCTTCGCCGGCGCGACCTTCCACACCGTGTTCGAGGATTCGGCACCCCTGACCGCGGGCAAAACCGCCAAGATGCTGCCCGAATACCAGGACAGGTGGGCCCGCTACGACATCTTCGGCACGCCGGCGGCGATGCGGCAACTCGTCTCCAGCGGCGTGTCCTCACTGGACGAACTGCAGTCGATGGGCCAGATGCCCGCGGCGGCCGACGCCTACGTCCGATACTTCCTCTCCTCCACGTGGCGCATGCAGACCGCTGCCGCATTGCGCCTGGAGTTGAGCGCGGGACACACGGCACTGCTGGGGATGTTCGACCCGGAGCCCGGCAAGATCGGTGCCTCCGAGGCGGCCACGCTGCGGCTGCTGAGCCAGCAGATGTCGGCCATGGCCCGCGGCCTGCCCGCGTCGAAGTCGCAGGCGGCCCTCGCACGACTCTCCGTGCGCCAGCGGCAGGTTGTCCGACTCGTCGCCGACGGATTGTCGAATGCGCAGATCGCCGAGATCCTCTCGCTCGCCGAGGACAGCGTGAAGAAGTACGTCACCCGAATCCTCACGACCACCGGTTGCCAGTCACGGATGGAACTGGCGCTGCTGGCGCGGGCGCAGCGGATATGA
- a CDS encoding PEP-utilizing enzyme — protein MEDARAIEQEALDSGYRFEYSATVSLESEPHKYKRTDREARAFSEDRDSDGRRHVGIGDNVIKKSQTVIGPVALISAVEQVMELLTDGIPPGTIAVIDDSGGTLTAPIIEGFAGVICLGGTVRSHLGILAREYDVPTLMNCKINDLKNGDVVELEVTAAPPAADAYETGDTGHARIWLIESES, from the coding sequence GTGGAGGATGCGCGAGCGATCGAGCAGGAGGCCCTGGATTCCGGGTACCGGTTCGAATACTCCGCGACGGTCTCCCTCGAATCCGAGCCGCACAAGTACAAGCGAACCGACCGAGAGGCGCGGGCGTTCTCGGAAGACCGGGACTCGGACGGTCGCCGTCACGTGGGTATCGGCGACAACGTGATCAAGAAGTCCCAGACGGTCATCGGACCGGTCGCATTGATCTCCGCGGTCGAGCAGGTCATGGAATTGCTCACCGACGGCATCCCACCCGGCACGATCGCCGTGATCGACGACTCGGGCGGCACCTTGACGGCGCCGATCATCGAAGGGTTCGCCGGTGTCATCTGCCTCGGCGGCACCGTGCGCTCGCACCTGGGCATCCTCGCCCGGGAGTACGACGTCCCCACGCTGATGAACTGCAAGATCAACGACCTGAAGAACGGCGACGTGGTCGAACTCGAAGTGACCGCGGCGCCCCCGGCAGCGGATGCCTACGAGACGGGTGACACCGGGCATGCCCGGATCTGGCTGATCGAAAGCGAGAGCTGA